In Dryobates pubescens isolate bDryPub1 chromosome 12, bDryPub1.pri, whole genome shotgun sequence, the genomic stretch aggctggggtcagagtggctggagagctgccaaacagaaaggggggTGGTGGTATTGATTGACACTGCTGGGGGTATTGATTGAcactgctgaacatgagccagcagtgtgcccaggtggccaagaaggccaatggcatcctggcctgcatcaagaatagtgtgaccagcaggagcagggatgttattgtgcccctatactcagcactgcttaggccacaccttgagtcctgtgtccagttctgggcccctcagtttaggaaggacatcgagacgcttgaatgtgtccagagaagggcaacaaggctggggagaggccttgagcacagccctgtgaggagaggctgagggagctggggttgcttagcctggagcagaggaggctcaggggagacctcattgctctctacaactacctgaaaggtggttgtagccaggaaggggttggtctcttctcccaggcaaccagcaccagaacaaggggacacagtctcaagctgtgccaggggaagtttaggctcgaggtgaggagaaagttcttcccagagagagttgttggccattggaatgtgctgcccagggaggtggtggagtccccatccctggaggtgttcaagagggggttggaggtggcacttggtgccatggtttattcatgaggtctgtggtgacaggttggacttgatgatctttgaggtctcttccaaccttggtgagtctgtgattctgtgtgagagCTGCTGAAGTGTGGTTGCCTCTTAGACATTTCCTGCAGATGGAAGAAGTGCCTGTCAGCTGACTGGCTGTTTCTGACGTCACTGCATATGGCTCCATGGGAAGTTATCAAGTCTTAGCAGCAGAGCAGTAGTTTGAATTTTCTTACCAGTTTATACATGGCGTCAGTCTCCTGATCCACCACCAGCAGTGTGACTTTTACCTCGGACTGCTTGATTTTCCCCACTACACTTCCATGATTCAGCCCGTCTACTTCCTCACCGTTGACAGCTACTAAGATGTCATTGTCCTTGAGACCcgcctgggctgctgggctcccagcaTCAACATCCTTGATTACATGAGCTAAGataagaagggggggaaaaaaattgatgTGAAGGCACGTGCTTTGTAAGTTCAAAGCCATGCATGGCAAAGGCTACGTGTCAGAGCTGCACTTCAGGTCGAGACCATTTCCTTGATGTAGCCCTGCTTGTAACTCATCTGTAGAGAACTTCTAGATGACCAATAAGAAGCTGAAGAGATCAGGATCTGCCAACCCTGcttgggaagagggagagggatcttgccaggctggacagatgggcaaagtcCAAGGGCATGGGATTTAATACATCTAGGTGCCGGGTTCTACGCATtggccaaaacaaccccatgcagtgctacaggctggggacagaggggctggagagcagccaggtaaaaagggacctaggggggactggttgatagtaggctgaacatgagccagcagtgtgcctattctactctactctactccactctactctactctactcctattctttctagtctagtctagtctactcctattctattctattctattctattctattctattctattctattctattctattctattctattctattcctatttattcctattctattctattcctattctattctactctactttacTCCctttctagtctagtctagtctactcctattctattaatattctattctattctattctattctattctactctacaacaaggctggtgagaggccttgagcacaagccctatgaggagaggctgagggagctgggattgtttagcctggagaagagaaggctcaggggtgacctcattgccctctacaactacctgaaaggtggttgtagacaggagggggttggtctcttctcccaggcaaccagcaccagaacaaggggacacagtctcaagctgtgccaggggaggtttagacttgaggtgaggagaaagttcttcactgagcgagtcgttcgtcattgggatgtgctgcccagggaggtggtggagtcaccgtccctggaggtgttcaaggggagatcggacgtggcacttggtgccatggtctagttgtgaggtctgtggagacaggttggacttgatgatccttggggtctcttccaaccttagttactgtgatactgtgatacttctattctactcttaGTCTAGTCTacttctagtctagtctagtctgttcAGCGAACGCCACGGCCTGCGTTAGCTGGGTGCTTACCGCCAGTGTTGTTGTCCATCTGCAGATAAAAGCCATAACCATCCTTTCCTTTCTGGATGTCAATAAGTCGCGGTTTGAGGGGAAGCAGCTTCAGGCTGGCGCTCTCTTTGCGCAGTGCCATCTTCTGGCTGTGGTAGTAGCGGTCTGTTTCTTCATTGGAAAGGAGAAACATAACCCGATTTTCTGACTTCTTTACCTGTGACAGCACATAGGCAGCCTCAGATGACGGCACACGTACAGcgacagcacagacacagtctcagatGTCCCCCCTTCAACAACATGTAGGAATTGCAGATACCTTGGTAACCTGTTACACTGGTGTGCATAGTGATACCTGatgactgtgtccagttctgggctactcagtttaagaaggatatcacagtctcacagtataactaaggttggaagagaccccaaggatcatcaagtccaacctgtcccaacagacctcatgactagaccatggcaccaagtgccacatccaatctccccttgaacacctccagggacggtgactccaccacctccctgggcagcacattccaatgacgaacgactcgctcggtgaagaactttctcctcacttcgagtctaaacctcccctggcacagcttgagactgtgtccccttgttctggtgctggttgcctgggagaagagaccaatcccttcctgtctacaaccacctttcaggtagttgtagagggcaatgaggtcacccctgagcctcctcttctccaggctaagcaatcccagctccctcagcctctcctcacagggctgtgctcaaggcctctccccagccttgttgcccttctctggacatgttcaagtgtttcaatgtccttcttaaactgaggggcccagaactggacacagtactcaaggtgtggcctaaccaatgcagagtacagggcacaatgacctccctgctcctgctggccacgctatttagactcttgaatgtgtccagagtagggcaacaaggctggggagagttttggagcacagccctatgaggagaggctgagggagctgaggttgcttagcctggagcagaggaggctcaggggataccttcttgctgtctacaactccctgaagggaggttgtagccacgtggggattggtctcttctcctaggcaatcagcaccagaacaagaggacacagtctcaagctgtgccaggggagctttaggctggaagtgaggagaaagttcttcccagaaagagtaatttgccgttggaatgtgctgcccagggaggtggtggagtccccatccctggaggtgttcaagaggggattggatgtggcgtttgaagccatggtttagttagtcatgaggtgtggggtgatagattgaacttgatgatctctgaggacttttccaaccttactgattctatgattctatgtaggaATTGTAGATTCTTTGGTAACCTGTTACACTGGTGTGCTGATGCGTAGTGATATTTGACGACCTTAAAGATCCTTTTTCCATCTCATTCAATTCTGTGAGTCAGCAGTGGTGTGTGGGTGTGATTGATGAATGACTCATAAAGTATaaagttgttggtttgggtttttttcttccagtgaGAAATTTGGATGATGACAGAATCTTGGGTGTGTAAGTTCCAGTGTATACATGAAGAAGTGGTCTGTATTTTTATACTGTGTTCCTGACACCTAGGTGCTTAGCTGTAGTGTGCCATGAGGGTGGCACACAGTGCCAGTAGAATCCAGTGAGCCTTGGTAGATCTAGCCTTGGTTTATCTAGTTGTGGAAGCCTACATACCATGCCATCTCCACCAGCATTTTAGATTACAGTGGCTAGTAACATTTCTGTCACTCTTTGGTCCTCTTCCAACTGACTCTAAGGTTTTGGGGTGTTGTGTTTTTCtgttcagtatcacagtatcacagtataactaaggttggaagagacctcgaggatcattgagtccaacctgtctccacagacctcatgaataaaccatggcaccaagtgccacctccaatctcctcttgaacacctccagggatggggactccaccacctccctgggcagcacatcccaatgacgaacgactctctctgggaagaactttctcctcacctcgagtctaaacctcccctggcgcagcttgagactgtgtccccttgttctggtgctggtttcctgggagaagaggccaaccccttcctggctacagccacctttcagggagttgtagagagcaatgaggtcacccctgagtctcctcttctccaggctaagcaaccccagctccctcagcctctcctcacagggctgtgctcaaggcctctccccagcctcgttgcccttctctggagacgttcaagtgtctcaatgtccttcttaaactgaggggcccagaactggacacaggactcaaggtgtggcctaactagtgctgagcacagggcacaatgacctccctgctcctgctggccacactattcctaatgcaggccaggatgccattggccttcttggccacctgggcacactgctggctcatgtttaggcagctgtcaatcagcaccccgaGGTCCCTCTCCATTTGGCTGCTCCGTTTGGCAGTTCAACATCCTCAAGTCCATCCTTCCCTTACTCCTTCCTAGTCTTCTAATGGGTTCCATTTTTTCTCATCTTAACCAATATTATTCCACTGCTGCTGTTATAGGAGCTCAGCAAAAGGCAGGTTTCATCATGGTGCTGGAATGCCAGGACATGTACTGCTTGTCTCACGGCTCTCTGAAatctcttctgctccagctgcactgtAGCAGTGCCAATAGTGGAAATCTGGAAGTGTCCCTGGCAATGTTCTTGCAGCCAAGGCCAGGCAGTGAAATTACTTGTCCTGTAATTTTcattggtttggggctttttaatgGGAAAAAGGAAGTACTGTCTAAAATACTGAATTTCCCCCTGTTTGATGCTAACTGTATCATCAGAGAGTTTCCCCTCTTCCTGCCCTGCAAACCAGCCTCTTACCATTGCCAGGACTTCTAGGAACAGATCATGATTCATTTAATAGCATTTCTGGCAGCACTATACTTGTGTTACTTAGAATTCTGTGGCCTGCCTCGATGGCAGCATTCATTCAGAGTCACTTCAAGAGGCTGCTTGAGAAGGGAGCCGGGGCAGAGGGGTGCTCTGCCGTGTTGATGATACACAAAGCAGTAGCTTCCAAGTTTTAACTGTGAAGCATTCAAATCAACCAGGCCTGCCTTCTCAGTAGCTCAGATAGATTGCTGTGAAAGTGGGCCAGAACAGAAGAGGAGTCAGTATACAAACAAGTACCTTTTCCACCACTTCCTCATGTGTGTCATTTTCCACGTTGCTTCCATTAATTTCAATCAGGCGATCGTTGTTTTGGACACCAGCCTttgcagctgctccttgtggTGAAAGCTCTACTATGAACAACCCCTTCTGTCCTAAAATAAATGGAAACTCATTACACAGGGTAAGTTACAGAAATATGCCTGGGTTAAGGAAACTTAGCACTGGTGTCCATAGGTTCTTCTGGTCTCTGCTTACATGCAGTCTACAGTGGTACCACAAGCCTTCCGCACAGACACACCTCTAGCTCTTTGTCTGTCCTGTAGCATTTGTTTGCTATCTGCACTTGAAACAGTCTTTTATTTCCCTAACAAAAGTGTCAGAGGGGTCGATTAAAACAGCTGGAAGGGATTTGATTGccaccccatcccctccctccaatTTAAGTGAGGAGCTGCTTTTATTGTTGTATACAAATTAATGATTTCCTGTGTCTGGAAGGCTTCTACGTTTGGCCTTGCAGTTATACTGCATTCCAAAATGCTCTCTTTAGAGGTGGTGCTTCCCAGAAGGCTTCCCTGTTGACTGACCATGGAAGGAAGGCCTATGTAGAAGAGCTTCAGCATCCTTTGCTTTCTAAATGAAATAGCGTGCAAAGCACAGGAAGTGTTTCTTACAGCTGTCTAGAACCTGGTGTCCTGATTCCTGGGATGATTTTGGGGAATGGAACAGGACACTGTAGCATCTTGAGTGCATGTTTGGTATTTGACTGCAAGTTTGGGTTTGCAGTGGGAAAACTGCAGCTTTCTGCAGTTGTTTAACTGGGCTTAAATAACAAGCAGAAAATAGCTTATTCTAtcagtccccccccccccccccttttctttccccatctTTGTTCCACTCTGTAGGAAACGTGATCCCCAGAAAACTGTTCATTGCATCTGCTGTAGAGAATTGACTTGAGGTAGGTCTCAACTCATCTTGCTGTTTCTCATTTTACATTAGGAAGAGCAGCTTGTGTGTCCCCATTGGCCTCCACCTGTTAACTCTGTCCTTGCTGTCATATGTAccatctcttctccccaggctcTCACCTTCTGTGGTTTTCAGGGAGAAGCCAtagcctttctcctccttcactAGGTAGCAGAGCCGGGGTTGTGGAACTGCAGTGATTGCTCCATTGGCCATGGGTGGTGGGGCCTGCGGGTCCTGCTGCTTTCTTGTTGATGCCTTTTGACCCAGTTCTTCCAAGTTcactccttccttctctgccttTTGATAGGATGCATCGTCCAGAACAAGGAGTACAACAGAATTCCCACTGTTTTTGACCAACTCCACCACCTGTAGTGGACAAAAAGTGAAATGCCAAGCAGGTGCTAGAGCGATTGGCCTAAAAGGAGCAGTCAACCCAGGAGCTGTTTTGTTGCCTTATCCCTCTGGTTATGCACTATAGAGACTTCTCAAAGACACTTCATGCACATGGTGGGTAATGAATGATACAGGGAGATACTTGGAGGATTTCCTAGCTGAGGATGCCATAAAAActggaagagaaggcttctCACACTCGCAGTGGGGCTCGGTACCTGGGGAATAGTGTGGATACCAGACAAAACAGAGATGTACCTGTGCATGTTCCTCCTTGTGTACAAAGACACCATTAACCCTGAGGATTCTGTCTCCATTCTTCAAGCCAGCCTTTTCAGCTGGGCTGTTCTTCTCCACATTCCGGATGAGATGCcctgcagtgtcttcctcaATGCGCAGGTAGAACCCGTAGctcttttggggctttttggtcACCGTACATTCtcggggctggagaacagaagacatCTCTACCAGGGAGGATGGAAAAGATACATGTCAGTAAGCTTACCAAGATATGTTATCTTGAAATACACGTGACAGTTTGGTTCAGAATCCTCTGGGGTTATAGTTCCCAAGAAAGTCAACTAGGCAGAGTTGAAGCAAATTAGCCTGGCTAGGCAAAAGAAACcaatcccttctccctctctctccttgctttcCTTGTCTCCCTGTcttggataggataggatagggtagaatggaatggaatggaatggaatggaatggaatggaatggaatggaatggaatggaatggaatggaatagaatagaatagaatagaatagaatagaatagaatagaatagaatagaataggaatggaatagaatagaatagaataggaatggaatggaattaaccaggttggaaatcttcgagatcatcaagtccaacctatcacccaacaccatctaatcaactaaaccatggcaccaagggcctcatccaatctcctcttaaacacctccagtgatggtgactccaccacctccctgggcagcacattccaatgcccaatctctctttctatgtagaacttcctcctaacctccagcctaaacctcccctggcacagcttgagactgtgtcctcttgttctggtgctggttgcctgggagaagagaccagcctccacctggctacatcctcctttcaggtagttgtagagagcaagaaggtctcccctgagcctcctcttctccagactaagcaaccccagctccctcagcctcagttAAGCAAGATGGAGAATTTGGATAAAGAAGTTACCTGCCTGTGATAGTGAAAACTGAGATGAGCATATACGACCAGAATGAAGTCTTACAGAGGAGAAATAATGGCAGCACAAAAATAGAGGAACATTATAGGAAAGACATGTGACAAAATAGGATTttacagaattgcagaatggtCAAAGTTGGAAGGGTTTTCTAGTGGTCATATAGTGcaacctcccagccccagcagggccacctagagCCAGTTTCCTAGGATGAAGCTGAGACAGGTCCAGAGagcttttgagtatctccaagcaGGCAAGATCCAttatctctctgggcaaccagtgcCACTGCTCAGTCACTCTCATAGTAAAAAAGTATCCTTAAATTCAGACTGAGCTTCCTGTCTTTCAGTTTGTGACTATtgtttcttgtcctgtcactgagtgcTACTGAAAAGAGCCTTGCTCCATATTCTCTGCACCTTCAGATATTGAACCTTCACTTCTCCcagctgaacagtcccagctctctcagccttttgaaCCTACAACTTTGCTGAGCCACCTGTACAGATTGTGGAGCAGGTAGGATGAAGGAACAAAGGATGTCATCTCCTGAGTGTGCTTTCCTGTTCTTAGTTATTTTAGCTGAGCAAAATCAAGTTTCAGGAAACACTGAAATGTTCAAAGTGTAGGGTTTGCATTGGAGGGTGGAAAGCAAGGACTGTAGTGGAACTAGGAAGAACATTGTCTCTGCTGTCAAATGCAATTGCCATTCTTTAGAATGTAGAATAtgcaattaaccaggttggaaaagacctttgagatcattgagtccaacctatcatccagcactatctgagcaactaaaccatggcaccaagcaccccatcaagtctcttcctaaacacctccagggatggtgactccaccacctccctgggcagcacattccaatgggcagtcactctttctgtgtagaacaacttcctgacatccagcctgaacctcccctggtgcagcttgagactgtgtcctcttgttctggtgctggttgcctgggagaagagaccaacccccacctggctacaacctcccttcagggagttgtagacagcaataagatctcccctgagcctcctcttctccaggctaagcaaccccagctccctcagcctctcctcacagggctgtgctccaaacccctccccagctttgttgcccttctctggacacctaccatcaactcaacatctttcctaacctgaggggcccagaactggacacaggactcaagagaTAGGGCTGGGGAAATCCAGGACTAGGTTCAGTAAGCAaatgggaaccagattcaggagctggattctggaacgcACAGATTATGATCAGAGAGCTTCATCCTTTTGATTCCTCAGCTGTATACTGAATATGATGCATTCagcatggtatggaatacctttGTTGGTCAATTTGTTCTGTCCACTTCTCCCCACAGGTGCAAAGTCTTACTGCACCCCCAACGTTGTATGCAAgttttagcagtgaccttggtttCTATAGGAGTGAGTATAAGCAAAGCCTTTCTGCATGCCAGTCCCTGCTAGTAACTCTAAACATTAGGCTTTATCACTTCTAGGAGCAGTCTGCCAAAATATGctgttaacttcagaaagtgcagttacttagaagagactgggctgaaaaatgaaataactgagcagaattagttctgttctgaTTCTAATCTAGGATATCCTCTTGCAaagctctttttccccccttaccAGTTGGGTTCAGCATCACtgcatcatagttttcctgcaCAGTGATGCACTGGCTTTATTTCTATGTCCTCTGAAGTTACAAGTATAATCAAAGTTCTTGGGAttctctctcatttcctctgCCTTTGAATCCTGGCTAAATACTCTTTGATTCTGTTATCAAGAGGAGTTAACAGAGGTATTTATTATATGTGAGACTTGGGCAAGATATGAATGCAGGCATTACAAGGTCCAACAGAAGTGTGGAATACTCAGGCATATGCCCACTGACAATGTGCATGTGCCATCAGGTAATCACTTGCAGGAGAGGTAATTTAATACAGCCTGGTCCCTGTGGGACAAAACAGAGTTGAGGCACTGTGCTCACCTTGCAGTTTTCACAGGAATCCTGAAGTGACCATAAAGCCTGAATTTGCTGCCTGGCTAAGACTATGTCTCAAACTCAGATGACTTAAAGACATGAGCTGTGATGAGTACAAAACCATGATATTCTGTGAGAAAGGAAAGATGAGacactaggaagaagtt encodes the following:
- the PDZK1 gene encoding Na(+)/H(+) exchange regulatory cofactor NHE-RF3, producing the protein MSSVLQPRECTVTKKPQKSYGFYLRIEEDTAGHLIRNVEKNSPAEKAGLKNGDRILRVNGVFVHKEEHAQVVELVKNSGNSVVLLVLDDASYQKAEKEGVNLEELGQKASTRKQQDPQAPPPMANGAITAVPQPRLCYLVKEEKGYGFSLKTTEGQKGLFIVELSPQGAAAKAGVQNNDRLIEINGSNVENDTHEEVVEKVKKSENRVMFLLSNEETDRYYHSQKMALRKESASLKLLPLKPRLIDIQKGKDGYGFYLQMDNNTGAHVIKDVDAGSPAAQAGLKDNDILVAVNGEEVDGLNHGSVVGKIKQSEVKVTLLVVDQETDAMYKLAQISPFLYYYQTEHPTPAQTEERVELHSEQKVNHKPRICKMVKGPNGFGFNLNMIKNKPGLFISEVQTHGPADAAGVANNDFLVEVNGENVINESYDKVVARIQGTGDRLTLLVCSKEAYTYFQSQNIPITASMADPVPDDPESPAYTENHLPDTERKSPEPRKRASSSSSSRSAASTRADSDNDDTRL